A DNA window from Setaria viridis chromosome 2, Setaria_viridis_v4.0, whole genome shotgun sequence contains the following coding sequences:
- the LOC140221890 gene encoding uncharacterized protein encodes MDDREWMYTGRSSQDSLTDEWIEKTDAFLDRAFARVKGASVTWCPCSRCANMRRRTKLEMGKYLVKNGFTLDYTRWIYHGEADRGRDEVLRQRIEEYDDDAGVGDMLNDYHEAQFDETHREEEPGTTAKAYYNMLSTAQQPLHHHTKISQLDAIARLMAVKSQFSLSRDAFDVMLTIFGSLLPDDHILPKSMYEVQKLLRALKIPYEQIHACPKGCILFWKEYAKAKYCVKCESSMFLEVDSGDGKKS; translated from the coding sequence ATGGATGACcgtgagtggatgtacacgggccgctcTAGTCAGGATtcattgaccgatgaatggattgaaAAGACCGATGCATTCTTGGATCGGGCGTTTGCCAGGGTCAAAGGGGCTAGTGtcacttggtgtccgtgcagtAGATGTGCAAACATGCGTCGAAGAACCAAGCTAGAAATGGGCAAATATcttgtgaagaacggatttacgctagactacactaggtggatctaccatggtgaagccgatcgTGGGAGAGATGAAGtgttgagacaacgcatcgaggaatatgatgatgatgccggggtgggagacatgttaaatgactatcatgaagcacagtTCGATGAGACacatagggaggaggagccagggaCTACTGCAAAGGCGTATTACAACATGTTGTCtacggcacagcaacccctgcATCATCATACCAAGATTTCTCAACttgatgccattgcacgcctaatggctgtgaagtcccagtttagcttgagtcgagacgccttcgatGTTATGCTGACTATTTTTGGCAGCCTACTCCCGGAtgatcacatcttgccaaagagcatgtatgaggtaCAAAAACTCCTTCGTGCTCTTAAAATAccatacgagcagatacatgcttgtccgaagggatgcatcttattttgGAAAGAGTATGCGAAGGctaagtactgtgtgaagtgcgagtCGTCTAtgtttctggaggtagactctggtgatggtaaGAAGAGCTAG